A genome region from Candidatus Eremiobacterota bacterium includes the following:
- a CDS encoding aspartate kinase has product MSSVVVLKFGGSSLATENLREIAASRVLDVVRGGESPVVVCSALGRAPEPYATDSLAGLLGPARDGPNRDLLLACGEAIACAVFAELLTSLGAPAQAMTGLQAGITTDDEYGDAEITDVDPAPVRAMLARGIIPVVTGFQGGTRERATTTLGRGGSDLTAVALGDALGARSVEIYTDVSGVMTADPRRVAGAHPLERVTQAEMVELAGTGAKVMHHKAAELAHATRTPYVVKGLRSNVGTTIDDDAPVDAERPVTGLTAIRDVTFCRIIQGLTEDADRADVDRSVLARVAERGISIDMVNVNDAGVFFIVDDEHADAVRPALADLNLALRMRPHCSKISVVGAGMRGTSGVMYRVVKAVSDAEVDIIHSTDSNITISILVPADQAHKAEQALHDAFRLGRGVIAR; this is encoded by the coding sequence GTGAGCAGTGTCGTCGTGTTGAAGTTCGGCGGCTCGTCGCTTGCGACCGAGAATCTGCGTGAGATTGCGGCGTCGCGAGTGCTCGACGTCGTGCGGGGCGGGGAGTCGCCGGTCGTGGTGTGCTCGGCGCTCGGGCGCGCCCCGGAGCCGTATGCAACCGACTCGCTCGCCGGGCTGCTCGGGCCGGCGCGCGACGGGCCGAACCGCGATCTGCTGCTGGCGTGCGGCGAAGCGATCGCGTGCGCGGTGTTCGCCGAATTGCTGACGTCCCTCGGCGCGCCGGCGCAGGCGATGACCGGACTGCAGGCCGGGATCACCACCGACGACGAGTACGGCGACGCCGAGATCACCGACGTCGATCCGGCGCCGGTGCGCGCGATGCTCGCGCGCGGGATCATCCCGGTCGTGACCGGCTTTCAAGGCGGCACCCGGGAGCGCGCGACGACGACGCTCGGCCGCGGCGGGAGCGATCTGACGGCGGTCGCGCTCGGCGACGCGCTCGGCGCGCGGTCGGTCGAGATCTATACCGACGTCTCGGGCGTGATGACGGCCGACCCGCGCCGCGTCGCGGGCGCGCACCCGCTCGAGCGCGTCACGCAAGCGGAGATGGTCGAGCTGGCCGGAACCGGCGCGAAGGTGATGCACCACAAGGCCGCCGAGCTTGCGCACGCGACGCGCACGCCGTACGTGGTGAAAGGGCTGCGCAGCAACGTCGGAACGACGATCGACGACGACGCGCCGGTCGACGCGGAGCGTCCGGTCACCGGGCTCACCGCGATCCGCGACGTGACGTTCTGCCGCATCATCCAAGGGCTCACCGAAGACGCCGACCGCGCCGACGTCGACCGCAGCGTGCTGGCGCGCGTGGCGGAGCGCGGGATCTCGATCGACATGGTCAACGTCAACGACGCCGGCGTGTTCTTCATCGTGGACGACGAGCACGCCGACGCGGTCCGTCCCGCCCTCGCCGACCTGAACCTGGCGCTGCGGATGCGGCCGCACTGCTCGAAGATCTCGGTGGTCGGCGCAGGGATGCGCGGCACCTCCGGCGTCATGTACCGCGTGGTGAAAGCCGTCTCCGACGCCGAGGTGGACATCATCCACTCGACCGACTCGAACATCACGATCTCGATCCTGGTCCCCGCCGATCAGGCGCACAAGGCCGAGCAGGCGCTGCACGACGCGTTTCGCCTCGGCCGCGGGGTCATCGCTCGATGA
- the dapA gene encoding 4-hydroxy-tetrahydrodipicolinate synthase: MKQLGRVLTAMITPFEPTGEVNVPEAVRIAQFLIERGNDGVVVAGSTGEGNALETGEKLALFLAVKKGLGPSGTVIAGTGGNNTRQSIELTKAAEQCGVDAVLLTVPAYVKPTQDGMLAHFGAILESTQLPAIIYNIPGRTAANMLPATFAELCRRHVNVAGIKESTGDVNQFTAILRGRARPDVSFWCGDDYIYLPSLSIGGYGVISVSGHLVSREIRAMAQAFDAGDVDTAARIHQDLAPLNTALFTTTNPIPVKWAMGTYGFDVGVCRSPLGAMPDELKATLEPLIAPYRP, translated from the coding sequence ATGAAGCAGCTCGGCCGCGTCCTGACCGCGATGATCACGCCGTTCGAGCCGACCGGCGAGGTGAACGTCCCCGAAGCCGTCCGCATCGCGCAGTTCCTGATCGAGCGCGGTAACGACGGCGTCGTCGTCGCCGGCTCGACCGGCGAGGGCAACGCGCTCGAAACCGGCGAGAAGCTCGCGCTCTTCCTGGCGGTGAAGAAAGGACTCGGCCCGAGCGGGACGGTGATCGCGGGAACCGGCGGCAACAACACCCGCCAGTCGATCGAGCTGACGAAGGCCGCCGAGCAGTGCGGCGTCGACGCGGTGCTGCTCACCGTGCCGGCGTACGTCAAGCCGACGCAGGACGGAATGCTGGCGCACTTCGGCGCAATCCTCGAGTCGACGCAGCTGCCCGCGATCATCTACAACATCCCCGGGCGCACCGCGGCGAACATGCTGCCGGCGACGTTCGCCGAGCTGTGCCGCCGGCACGTGAACGTCGCGGGGATCAAAGAGTCGACCGGCGACGTCAACCAGTTCACCGCGATCCTGCGCGGCCGGGCGCGACCCGACGTGAGCTTCTGGTGCGGCGACGACTACATCTATTTGCCGTCATTGTCGATCGGCGGCTACGGGGTGATCTCGGTCAGCGGACATCTCGTCTCGCGCGAGATTCGCGCGATGGCCCAGGCGTTCGACGCCGGCGACGTCGACACGGCGGCGCGCATCCACCAGGATCTCGCACCGTTGAACACCGCGCTGTTCACGACGACGAACCCGATTCCGGTGAAGTGGGCGATGGGGACCTACGGCTTCGACGTCGGCGTCTGCCGCTCGCCGCTCGGCGCGATGCCCGACGAGCTGAAAGCAACGCTCGAGCCGCTGATCGCGCCGTACCGCCCTTAG
- a CDS encoding WecB/TagA/CpsF family glycosyltransferase gives MFSVLGCRVDAVGRDEAVACIVTLANGGASGNGVVVTLGVEMVMAAQRDRAFRDVVNSAALVTCDTIGLLLASRLRGGPLHERVTGVELAGALAARSASHSDVRLYLLGGGGDTAQRAAEALQRAHPGAKIAGARDGYFRDDESDAVAAAVRASGANVLLAGLGSPKQELWLTQHLAATGCGAGIGVGGSFDVYAGNVLRAPALVRRAGLEWAYRLAKEPRRWRRQLALPRFALAALAETITSRRTR, from the coding sequence GTGTTCAGTGTTCTAGGTTGTCGGGTCGACGCGGTCGGACGCGACGAAGCGGTCGCGTGCATCGTGACGCTCGCGAACGGGGGTGCGAGCGGAAACGGCGTCGTCGTGACGCTGGGCGTCGAGATGGTGATGGCGGCGCAGCGCGACCGCGCGTTCCGCGACGTCGTCAACTCCGCCGCGCTCGTCACCTGCGACACGATCGGTTTGCTGCTCGCCTCGCGGCTGCGCGGCGGCCCGCTCCATGAGCGCGTCACCGGGGTCGAGCTGGCCGGCGCGCTCGCCGCGCGCTCGGCCTCGCACAGCGACGTCCGCTTGTACTTGCTCGGCGGCGGCGGCGACACCGCGCAACGTGCGGCGGAAGCGCTGCAGCGCGCGCATCCCGGCGCGAAGATCGCCGGCGCGCGCGACGGCTACTTCCGCGACGACGAGAGCGACGCGGTCGCCGCGGCCGTTCGCGCGAGCGGCGCGAACGTGCTGCTGGCCGGACTCGGCTCGCCGAAACAGGAGCTTTGGCTCACGCAGCATCTCGCCGCGACGGGGTGCGGCGCCGGGATCGGCGTCGGCGGCTCGTTCGACGTCTACGCGGGGAACGTCTTGCGCGCGCCGGCGCTCGTGCGGCGGGCCGGCCTTGAGTGGGCCTACCGGCTGGCGAAAGAGCCGCGCCGCTGGCGCCGCCAGCTCGCGCTCCCGCGCTTCGCTCTCGCCGCGCTCGCCGAGACGATCACCAGCCGCCGAACGCGGTGA
- a CDS encoding YceI family protein translates to MLHRRFLLRSFARAGALALVVALVPAPARAQVAPILPPGVAKLPFQRLAFDTDHSGIEFRVGFMGVSSVHGDFERWEGTMMYDPVRFERTTVTVAILAESVNTGVPARDRDLRSDHFFDAKKFPYIVFVSTGIVPHGQSYTMSGNLTMHGVTKAVALDVTPLHPLVRDAWRNERIGFTGKTSLNRKDFGIEGIAFWNNEFDPGRRAIADRVDVELTVEAELANMGNRSTPQVDALMKQIDSGGVAPALAGVPKDAPADEVRTEKQTLAMVGAKLFQNGQFADALAVYRASSGLDPSDATALAALGEAELLTGDRKRAVADFKRALAADPTNTAALEYLRHLGT, encoded by the coding sequence ATGCTCCATCGCCGGTTCTTGCTGCGGTCGTTCGCACGTGCCGGCGCGCTCGCGCTGGTGGTCGCGCTCGTGCCGGCGCCGGCACGCGCGCAGGTTGCGCCGATTCTGCCGCCTGGCGTCGCGAAGCTGCCGTTTCAGCGGCTTGCGTTCGACACCGACCACTCCGGAATCGAGTTCCGCGTCGGGTTCATGGGCGTCTCGTCGGTGCACGGCGACTTCGAGCGCTGGGAGGGCACGATGATGTACGACCCGGTGCGCTTCGAGCGCACGACGGTGACGGTCGCGATCCTCGCCGAGAGCGTCAACACCGGCGTGCCAGCGCGCGACCGCGACCTGCGCAGCGACCACTTCTTCGACGCGAAGAAGTTCCCGTACATCGTCTTCGTCTCGACCGGGATCGTGCCGCACGGCCAAAGCTACACGATGAGCGGAAACCTCACCATGCACGGCGTCACCAAGGCGGTAGCGCTGGACGTCACGCCGCTGCACCCGCTGGTGCGAGACGCTTGGCGCAACGAGCGGATCGGCTTCACCGGAAAAACCTCGCTGAACCGCAAGGACTTCGGCATCGAAGGGATCGCGTTCTGGAACAACGAGTTCGATCCGGGACGCCGCGCGATCGCCGACCGGGTCGACGTCGAGCTCACGGTCGAAGCGGAGCTCGCGAACATGGGGAACCGGAGCACGCCGCAGGTCGATGCGCTGATGAAGCAGATCGACTCCGGCGGCGTGGCGCCGGCGCTCGCGGGCGTGCCGAAAGACGCGCCGGCCGACGAAGTGCGGACCGAGAAGCAGACGCTTGCGATGGTCGGCGCGAAGCTGTTCCAGAACGGGCAATTCGCGGACGCGCTCGCGGTGTACCGCGCATCCAGCGGGCTCGATCCCAGCGACGCCACGGCGCTGGCCGCGCTCGGCGAGGCGGAGTTGCTGACCGGCGACCGGAAACGGGCCGTCGCCGACTTCAAGCGCGCCCTTGCCGCCGACCCGACCAACACGGCCGCCCTGGAGTATCTGCGCCATCTCGGCACGTAA
- a CDS encoding NDP-sugar synthase: MRAMILAGGMSTRLYPLTKEVPKPIVPVAGEPISGHVMRWLASHGYDEVAINVFYLADKVETTFGDGSRYGVKLHYLREPRLTGSAGGLKQMEGWFSETFVVVGCDDLTNADLTSLVRFHKARGALATIGLLEVEEVDQYGVVLLDEDGRITGFQEKPAKGTEKSKLANTGIYVFEPEIFERIPAETFYDFGKQVFPELLRDVLPFYGMKLEGAYWRDIGTPDEYRRATDDLLCGRVQIHGARATGIPASARVASDAAIEGAVRVGEGAEIGSGARIAGPTVIGDGVRVGAKATLERAIIWNGSTIRAGATLRDTIVGERYVVEEGAILDGAIVANEPSPA, from the coding sequence ATGCGCGCGATGATTCTCGCGGGCGGGATGAGCACGCGGCTCTACCCCCTGACCAAAGAAGTCCCGAAACCGATCGTCCCGGTCGCGGGCGAGCCGATCAGCGGACACGTGATGCGCTGGCTGGCGTCACACGGGTACGACGAGGTCGCGATCAACGTCTTCTATCTGGCGGACAAGGTCGAAACGACGTTCGGCGACGGCAGCCGGTACGGGGTGAAGCTGCACTACCTGCGCGAGCCGCGTCTGACCGGCAGCGCCGGCGGCTTGAAGCAGATGGAAGGCTGGTTCAGCGAGACGTTCGTCGTCGTCGGCTGCGACGACCTGACGAACGCCGATCTGACTTCGCTGGTCCGCTTCCACAAAGCGCGCGGTGCGCTCGCGACGATCGGGTTGCTCGAAGTCGAGGAAGTCGACCAGTACGGCGTCGTCCTGCTCGACGAGGACGGCCGCATCACCGGCTTTCAGGAGAAGCCTGCGAAGGGGACGGAAAAGTCGAAGCTCGCGAACACCGGGATCTACGTCTTCGAGCCGGAGATCTTCGAGCGCATTCCGGCGGAAACGTTCTACGACTTCGGCAAGCAGGTCTTTCCGGAGCTGTTGCGCGACGTCTTGCCGTTCTATGGGATGAAGCTCGAGGGCGCGTACTGGCGCGACATCGGCACGCCGGACGAATACCGCCGCGCAACCGACGACCTGCTGTGTGGCCGCGTGCAAATCCACGGCGCTCGCGCAACCGGAATCCCCGCGAGCGCGCGCGTCGCGAGCGACGCGGCGATTGAAGGCGCGGTGCGGGTGGGCGAGGGCGCGGAAATCGGGAGCGGCGCGCGCATAGCCGGGCCGACGGTGATCGGCGACGGCGTGCGCGTCGGCGCGAAGGCGACCTTGGAGCGCGCGATCATCTGGAACGGCTCGACGATCCGTGCCGGCGCGACGCTGCGCGACACGATCGTCGGCGAGCGCTACGTCGTGGAGGAGGGCGCGATCCTCGACGGCGCGATCGTCGCGAACGAACCGAGCCCGGCATAA
- a CDS encoding DUF4265 domain-containing protein encodes MTRESEAVTLGGLYRGELDVPSHGEGRVKIRFDNLRKEGAGWPPVNSEVVWAIPLPHGFEIDNIPFYAYGVAYQDKVAARPAGDDMLTFDGVLARSGHSTYRVKCAESPEDIAACNRLLRALESEGCGHEGAHGGLYAIDVPPGVDVHRIFALLEEAEKEGGLTFEEGYYYRPGCETPAAPDGIGD; translated from the coding sequence ATGACCAGGGAATCAGAAGCCGTGACTTTGGGTGGCCTGTACAGGGGCGAACTTGATGTTCCTTCTCATGGGGAAGGACGCGTCAAGATCAGATTCGATAATCTTCGCAAAGAAGGCGCAGGCTGGCCGCCAGTCAATAGCGAGGTCGTGTGGGCGATTCCTCTGCCTCACGGATTTGAAATCGATAACATACCATTCTATGCTTATGGGGTGGCGTACCAGGATAAGGTCGCTGCGCGACCGGCGGGTGATGATATGTTGACATTCGACGGAGTTCTGGCTCGGTCCGGGCATTCCACGTATCGCGTTAAATGCGCCGAGAGCCCCGAAGATATTGCGGCATGCAATAGACTCTTGCGTGCTCTCGAATCCGAAGGGTGCGGACATGAAGGGGCACATGGCGGTCTCTACGCGATTGACGTACCACCGGGGGTAGATGTGCATCGAATCTTCGCGCTGTTAGAGGAGGCGGAGAAGGAGGGTGGCCTTACGTTCGAAGAGGGGTATTACTACCGGCCAGGTTGCGAGACACCCGCTGCGCCGGATGGAATTGGCGACTAG